Proteins encoded by one window of Arachis ipaensis cultivar K30076 chromosome B04, Araip1.1, whole genome shotgun sequence:
- the LOC107638360 gene encoding ABC transporter G family member 23 has product MALCLKPPRLHHSNNNEDDSAVFLAPPPLINQFKTAYKLHVRNLSYTLHQNNTTSFSLCQKPKPVTILKSVTFVARCSEIVAVVGPSGTGKSTLLRIISGRVKEKDFDPKSISINEQPMTMPAQLRKLCGFVPQEDNLLPLLSVKETLLFSAKFRLKEMTPKQRELRVESLMQDLGLSHVADSFVGNEDNRGISGGERKRVSIGVDMIHDPPILLLDEPTSGLDSTSALQVIELLSSLVKAKKRTVVLSIHQPGYRILRYISRFLILSNGSVVHNGSLDSLEEAITKLGFQIPMQLNALEFSMEIIRTLQDYSASKTKTTELEENEALFPNPMYPVEGNRAMMTFCYANLVEIWFLCSRFWKIIYRTKQLFLARTMQALVGGFGLGSVYIKIRKDEGGVAERLGLFAFSLSFLLSSTVEALPIYLQERRVVMKEASRGAYRISNYMIANTFVFLPFLFLVSILFAVPVYWLVGLNPSISAFGFFALVVWFIVLMASSLVLFLSAVSPDFISGNSLICTVLGAFFLFSGYFIPKDSIPKYWLFMYYVSLYRYPLDALITNEYWNKRNKCFSFSSSSSSSSYSKCLTTGFDVLKSRGLEKDERWINVGIMFGFFLFYRLLCWLILARKASKSII; this is encoded by the exons ATGGCATTATGCTTGAAGCCACCAAGGCTACACCACAGCAACAATAACGAAGATGACTCTGCAGTCTTCTTGGCGCCACCACCACTAATAAATCAATTCAAAACTGCTTACAAACTTCACGTCAGAAACCTCTCCTATACTCTGCACCAAAACAACACCACTTCCTTCTCATTATGTCAAAAGCCTAAGCCTGTGACAATACTCAAGTCTGTGACTTTTGTTGCAAGGTGTTCAGAGATAGTTGCGGTGGTGGGTCCCAGCGGCACAGGAAAGTCCACTCTTCTCCGGATAATCTCCGGGCGGGTGAAAGAAAAAGATTTCGATCCCAAGAGCATATCGATCAATGAGCAGCCAATGACCATGCCAGCACAATTGAGGAAGCTTTGTGGATTTGTGCCACAAGAGGACAACCTGCTTCCTCTTCTAAGCGTCAAAGAAACTCTTCTCTTCAGCGCCAAGTTCAGACTGAAGGAAATGACACCAAAACAACGAGAATTGCGTGTCGAAAGCTTGATGCAAGACCTAGGCCTTTCCCACGTGGCAGATAGTTTCGTTGGAAATGAAGACAACAGAG GTATATCAGGTGGCGAGAGGAAAAGAGTTTCAATTGGGGTTGACATGATTCACGACCCTCCAATCTTGCTCTTAGATGAACCAACATCAGGCCTAGACAGTACTTCGGCATTGCAAGTCATAGAGCTTCTTTCTTCGTTGGTCAAAGCTAAGAAGAGGACAGTGGTTCTGTCAATCCACCAACCCGGTTACAGAATATTGCGCTACATTTCTAGGTTCTTGATCCTCTCCAATGGCTCAGTGGTTCACAACGGTAGCCTAGATTCCCTTGAGGAAGCCATTACCAAATTGGGGTTTCAGATTCCCATGCAACTCAATGCTTTGGAATTCTCCATGGAAATCATACGCACCTTACAAGATTATTCCGCTTCCAAAACCAAAACCACTGAGCTGGAAGAAAACGAGGCATTATTTCCAAACCCCATGTACCCAGTGGAAGGAAACAGAGCTATGATGACATTTTGTTATGCAAACTTGGTTGAGATATGGTTCCTTTGCTCAAGATTCTGGAAGATTATTTACAGGACAAAGCAATTATTCTTGGCAAGAACAATGCAAGCATTGGTTGGTGGATTTGGGTTAGGAAGTGTTTACATAAAAATAAGGAAGGATGAAGGAGGAGTAGCAGAAAGGTTAGGGTTATTTGCATTTAGCCTTAGTTTTTTGCTGTCTTCAACGGTTGAAGCGCTTCCAATATACCTTCAAGAAAGGCGTGTTGTGATGAAAGAAGCGTCAAGGGGAGCCTATAGAATCTCCAATTACATGATAGCCAACACTTTTGTGTTCCTTCCTTTCTTGTTTCTAGTTTCGATATTATTTGCAGTTCCGGTTTATTGGCTCGTAGGACTCAACCCTTCAATCAGCGCCTTCGGATTCTTCGCTTTAGTCGTGTGGTTCATCGTCCTCATGGCCAGTTCTCTGGTGCTCTTCTTGAGCGCGGTGTCACCTGATTTCATTTCCGGCAACTCTCTCATTTGCACAGTCCTCGGagccttcttcctcttctctggaTACTTCATTCCCAAGGACAGCATCCCAAAGTATTGGCTTTTTATGTATTATGTGTCACTCTATAGGTACCCTTTGGATGCACTCATCACAAATGAGTACTGGAATAAGAGAAATAAGTGCTTCtcattctcatcatcatcatcatcttcttcttattccaAGTGCTTGACTACTGGCTTTGATGTGTTGAAGAGTAGAGGGCTTGAAAAGGATGAGAGGTGGATCAACGTGGGAATAATGTTTGGATTCTTTCTCTTTTATCGTCTGCTTTGTTGGCTTATACTTGCACGAAAGGCCTCCAAGTCAATTATATGA